The following DNA comes from Deltaproteobacteria bacterium.
GGAGAACATTGAGGGGTTTAACCAGGCTCTCTGAAAAAAAGTAGGGGAAGACAATAATCACAAAAAGAACTGAACCGGCAATAATGTAGAGAAGTTTTACACCTGTATCACCAATAACCTGCCTGTATGGGATATAGTCGAAAGCGACTTCATACATTTTACCGTCATAGGGGAAATCATAATGGATGTAATAATCGTTCACGTCAAGAGGAGTAAGCTTCCGGTATTGTCTCACCGGCTCCCTTTCACCGGAGGGGAGCGCTTGTTTTTTCACCTTCCGGCCCTCATAGGTAATCCGTTTGTCTGAAAAACCGGGATCACGGACATAAACGGTTTCATACTTTATGGGAGATGATACTTTATGGAGAGGAACTGACAATATGTAGGCAATGGACGGAGGCAAATGGGTAAATTCCTTTTTCGCAAGGTTTTTCATGACCTCCCTCACTTCAAAGAGCCGCTCCTTTTCATAAGCATTATCCTCGATAAGGATGGCAATGCTCGCGCCAAAACTGATGGCAATGAGGAGTGCGCCCAGGGAAATGCCGATGAGCTTGACCATGAAAGTGGACGGCTCGGAAGAGCTGTTAATGTAAACAACGATAAAGATAAAGGCAATGACCATAAATCCCGTACCGAGGATATGGGCCACTATTTCCCATGACAAGAGCCCCTCATAGGCAAGAATGATGGCTGCAATGAGTATGACAGGCGAAAAAAAGATGACAATTAGCCGCCTTATGGCCTTTGTATCCCGCTCCTTCGCCCTGGCAATACGGAGGCAGGCGATTATAAAACGTGCCGGAAGCCGGGCAGGGCCGGACCAGCGGTTCAAAAAACCGCTATATTCATAATCAGACAGGAGAACCGCCTTTCGAAAAAAAACGACAAGCATCCAGAGTATCTCCGAACCGATGATAACTCCCATCTCGGGCCTGTCGAGAAAAACATAGGCATAGGCCTCAAAACTGTAAAGCGGACCTGTTGTGAGTGTTTTATAAATATAATAGGGGTAGGCGGCAACAGCCGCGCCGATACAGAGATAAAGAGCAATCCTTGACTCACCATGATGAAGGTTTTTAGGAAAGTGATAGGCAAACTGGACCATGGCAATAGAGGCAAAGACCATGAGATGGATGAGCCACCAGGCAAGGGTCGAATAAAAAGAATCGAGGGCCGAAAAGATAACGAAAAATGAGATAAAGACCAGCTCCACACCAATAAGTGATGCAATAAGAAACAGGGTCGCCTTTGACTTCCTCTCGATCTTAAAAAGGAAAAAGATCATGAAGAACAGGAGAATAGTCACATTGAGAACGTTAATTGAAAAAGGAGAGATAAAAAACCAGTTCATGTGGTCCCTGCTTTCTGCTATGCTTTTAAAAAGTGGGGCTGAAAAAAAGCAATACGATTACAACGGCAACACCTCCCACCCACCCCTGGTAAAGGCGAGGAACATTAGTCCCCCTCTTTACCAAAGAGCGCCCGGGGGCATAAAGGGGCCGGGGGGCATTGTAAAAAACGTTCATCTTTCTTCAACCGCCAACCCAAAGACGGTAATAAACGATGCTCCTGTTCTTCATTGCAACTTCATGGCTCATTTTTATCTTATATTTCCTCTACAGGATAGGCAAGGCCTATTTTGGCCGCTCTTTTCTTCCTGCAGAGGGGAAAGAAAAGCTTTCAAGCCACCCTTTTTTCACTCTTATCATCCCTGCCAGAAATGAAGAAGCAAATATCGAACGATGCCTCACTTCTTTCATCAATCAAACTTACCCTCATAACAAGTATAAAGTAATTGTCGTCGATGACAACTCTTCCGACAATACGGCAGCTATTGTTAAAAGGCTTAAAGAAGGCTGCCCTAACGTTCACCTCGTAAAAACCGGTGAACTGCCGCAGGGCTGGACGGGAAAAAACAACGCCTGCCGGACAGGTGTGGAACATGCGGAAGGTGAGTGGTATTGCTTTGTCGATGCCGATGTAAGCGCCGAAGGTCAGCTTATA
Coding sequences within:
- a CDS encoding HAMP domain-containing protein gives rise to the protein MNWFFISPFSINVLNVTILLFFMIFFLFKIERKSKATLFLIASLIGVELVFISFFVIFSALDSFYSTLAWWLIHLMVFASIAMVQFAYHFPKNLHHGESRIALYLCIGAAVAAYPYYIYKTLTTGPLYSFEAYAYVFLDRPEMGVIIGSEILWMLVVFFRKAVLLSDYEYSGFLNRWSGPARLPARFIIACLRIARAKERDTKAIRRLIVIFFSPVILIAAIILAYEGLLSWEIVAHILGTGFMVIAFIFIVVYINSSSEPSTFMVKLIGISLGALLIAISFGASIAILIEDNAYEKERLFEVREVMKNLAKKEFTHLPPSIAYILSVPLHKVSSPIKYETVYVRDPGFSDKRITYEGRKVKKQALPSGEREPVRQYRKLTPLDVNDYYIHYDFPYDGKMYEVAFDYIPYRQVIGDTGVKLLYIIAGSVLFVIIVFPYFFSESLVKPLNVLLDGVKKVNNGDLKVVVPVKVEDEIGYLSTSFNAMVESIQDGREKLKGALEKQVKLTESYSFFVPKELLTFLKKESIIDIRLGDNVQLKMTILFSDIRSFTSLSERMTPQQNFNFINDCLGRIGPVVRDNNGFIDKYIGDAIMALFPYRTEDAVRAAVEMQEAVGSCNNRMEGSEEVIRIGTGINTGMMMLGTIGEEKRMEGTVISDAVNLASRLESLTKVYGSSVILSKTTFDSLENLSDYDHRYLDRVQVKGKREFVDIYEVFHSDSPELRELKIKTKEDFEMATKHYREEKFDEALRYFRKVLKVNSRDKAAEVYVKRCENIKKHGLPEGWEGVTVLPEK